A single genomic interval of Aureliella helgolandensis harbors:
- a CDS encoding DUF1501 domain-containing protein codes for MSTNPPIVSTSSRRQFLSHAGGGLGGVAFATLLAAEEPTRRQGLPQPNAKRVIQIFCPGGMSQVDTFDYKPELEKRAGKPFDPDGKLQFFASKPGNCQPSHWKFRQHGQSGRWVSDLFPKLATCVDDMAFIYSMQSKTALHGPACFMMNTGFTLPGFPSMGSWVTYGLGSEADDLPAFVVLPDPRGLPPGGVINWGAGFLPAEYQATALNTKESENPIADLFPPAQYKAKSPAAKRDSLALLQELNSQHLQQRSGNTELEARIKAYELAARMQLSAPEVTDTSTESNATLRLYDIAHPETGPFGRQCLQARRLVQRGVRFVQIYCGAENTVAKKIRPNWDSHEDLPRDHGYWGQVLDTGASALLKDLKSHGMLEDTLVICTTEFGRQPGAQGSAGQGRDHNSGAFTSWLAGGGIRGGVAYGATDELGFKAIQSPTYCYDLHATALHLLGIDHTKLTYYHNGIERRLTDVHGHVIQAII; via the coding sequence ATGTCGACTAATCCCCCCATCGTTTCTACGAGTAGTCGTCGACAGTTCCTTTCTCACGCGGGAGGGGGACTGGGAGGCGTTGCATTCGCAACCCTACTTGCGGCCGAAGAACCCACTCGACGCCAGGGTCTTCCCCAGCCCAACGCCAAACGAGTCATTCAGATCTTTTGTCCCGGCGGAATGAGCCAAGTCGATACGTTCGACTACAAACCTGAACTCGAGAAGCGAGCGGGCAAGCCCTTTGATCCAGACGGAAAACTTCAGTTCTTTGCTTCCAAGCCTGGCAACTGCCAACCCAGCCACTGGAAATTTCGACAACATGGCCAGTCGGGGCGTTGGGTCAGTGACCTGTTCCCCAAACTGGCGACCTGTGTAGACGATATGGCGTTTATCTATTCCATGCAAAGCAAAACGGCCTTGCATGGTCCCGCCTGCTTTATGATGAATACCGGATTTACGCTCCCAGGCTTCCCCAGCATGGGTTCCTGGGTCACGTATGGCCTAGGCAGCGAAGCCGACGATTTACCCGCTTTTGTGGTACTGCCAGACCCTCGAGGCCTACCGCCAGGGGGCGTCATCAACTGGGGCGCAGGCTTCTTGCCTGCGGAATATCAGGCAACGGCTCTCAACACCAAGGAATCGGAGAACCCGATTGCAGACCTGTTCCCGCCAGCCCAATACAAAGCGAAATCTCCCGCTGCCAAACGCGACAGCCTGGCGCTGCTACAAGAACTGAACTCCCAGCATTTGCAGCAAAGGTCGGGAAACACCGAACTGGAGGCTCGGATCAAAGCCTACGAGCTGGCGGCTCGGATGCAACTCAGTGCTCCTGAGGTCACCGATACTTCGACGGAATCCAACGCCACACTGCGACTGTATGACATCGCTCATCCTGAAACGGGCCCATTCGGGCGTCAGTGCCTGCAGGCCCGCCGGCTGGTCCAACGAGGCGTGCGATTTGTCCAAATATACTGTGGTGCCGAAAATACGGTGGCTAAGAAAATCCGTCCCAACTGGGACAGTCACGAAGACCTACCACGGGACCATGGCTACTGGGGACAAGTTCTGGATACGGGAGCCTCTGCCCTGCTAAAAGACTTGAAGTCCCACGGGATGCTAGAGGATACGTTGGTGATCTGCACTACCGAATTCGGCCGCCAACCTGGAGCCCAGGGAAGTGCAGGGCAGGGGCGTGATCACAATTCGGGGGCCTTCACCTCCTGGTTGGCGGGAGGTGGAATCCGCGGAGGCGTGGCGTATGGCGCCACCGACGAACTTGGGTTTAAGGCGATTCAATCGCCGACGTATTGCTACGACCTCCACGCGACAGCATTGCACCTTCTGGGCATCGACCACACGAAATTGACTTACTATCACAACGGCATTGAGCGGCGGTTGACGGACGTTCACGGACATGTGATCCAGGCAATCATCTGA
- a CDS encoding DUF1553 domain-containing protein, giving the protein MLFKNHSSKPILRIAIMAILGWLTKSSALATDPINFATEIAPLLERSCLGCHSAGIDKGDVSLATPQSLLDAGFLIPGDADSSHLVDLITSTDGNPAAMPKDSPSLPDAEVRLIRRWIEQGAAWPESIVLREPPASDASWWSYQPLAKDFVFHSVDEFIDQKLAEHQLERSPPADRRTLIRRLTFDLHGLPPSPAAVVEFETDPHPDAYARLVDRLLESPLYGERYARHWLDLAHYADTHGFERDQRRDHAWRYRDYVIDAFNDDKPYNRFLQEQIAGDILWPDDSAAIIATGFLAAGPWDYVGQVETKSPSLRRAARTLDLDDMATQVMTATMAMTINCARCHDHKLDPLLQEEYYQLQAVFAGVQRAERLVHPSSVEEYQARRERLISQQRPIDFEIGMLEGQGIDLADIVGGGSGFGSGTIGAGLDPRTAKSASPGGGALIEITPNQFAKSSLRFIDGLFIPDGNDGSTPIPITSSGITISGLPDTSGTAWDAVRNGPVASQHSTVLSEIDFASGPHTLLGLHANGGITFDLTAIRAAALSVTESPPCDLRLTGSVGYFGAAGDNRADAYVYVDGERVAHFPQLKRQDGLRVIDILLPASAEYLTLISTDGQNGYSHDQIGFGDARLRPTSPAQPTPQAQERLSELKAERQELAVKIKAIGPPPKFFGIETTDQVPPVYLLQRGDPESPVGKRLAPGGFAALAMLSPAWGSSDSSTDERRVALAHWITDPRNPLTPRVLVNRLWHWHFGQGIVNTPSDFGFGGDLPSHPKLLDWLALQLQKENGSIKAVHRLILNSKAYKQQSRFSSQADEIAVDADNRLLWRQNAKRMEAEVIRDSILAITGNLNPARGGPGFEDFQYQDAYAPIYMYVTADSPPLWKRSIYRFIVRTTPNPFLSTLDCPDPANLTPTRLTTTTTLQSLALYNNDFVLRQADDLAVQIQRRAGDSPAQKIEQAFLSVLQRAPTPSEVELGSEFLATQELFLFCRILFNSSEFLYVD; this is encoded by the coding sequence GTGCTGTTCAAGAACCACTCTTCAAAGCCGATATTGCGTATTGCAATCATGGCCATCCTCGGTTGGTTGACGAAATCGTCGGCGTTAGCGACAGACCCGATCAATTTTGCTACTGAGATAGCGCCATTGCTGGAACGAAGCTGCCTGGGTTGTCACTCGGCAGGAATCGACAAAGGAGATGTTTCGCTGGCAACGCCCCAGTCCTTATTGGACGCGGGATTTCTGATTCCGGGGGATGCCGATTCTAGCCACCTTGTCGATCTGATCACTTCGACGGACGGCAATCCAGCAGCAATGCCCAAAGACAGCCCCTCATTGCCAGACGCTGAAGTCCGCTTAATACGGCGTTGGATCGAGCAGGGCGCTGCATGGCCTGAATCAATTGTGCTGCGTGAACCGCCTGCAAGCGATGCAAGCTGGTGGTCCTATCAACCTCTTGCAAAAGACTTTGTATTCCATTCGGTGGATGAATTCATTGACCAAAAACTGGCCGAACACCAACTTGAGCGCAGCCCTCCCGCGGACCGTCGAACTCTAATTCGGCGACTCACCTTTGACCTTCACGGATTACCACCATCTCCCGCAGCGGTTGTTGAATTCGAAACGGACCCTCATCCTGATGCGTATGCGCGGTTGGTCGATCGGCTGCTCGAATCCCCACTTTATGGCGAACGGTATGCTCGGCATTGGCTCGACCTGGCTCACTATGCCGACACTCATGGATTTGAAAGAGACCAACGCCGCGACCATGCATGGCGGTATCGAGACTACGTGATCGATGCTTTCAACGACGACAAACCGTACAACCGCTTTTTGCAGGAGCAGATTGCTGGTGACATTCTATGGCCAGACGACTCTGCAGCGATCATCGCCACCGGTTTTCTCGCTGCCGGACCTTGGGATTATGTCGGTCAAGTTGAAACGAAAAGCCCCTCGTTGCGTCGTGCTGCCCGCACCCTGGACCTGGATGACATGGCAACGCAGGTAATGACCGCCACGATGGCGATGACCATCAATTGCGCACGCTGCCATGACCATAAACTCGACCCACTTTTGCAGGAAGAGTATTACCAGCTACAAGCGGTCTTTGCCGGCGTCCAACGTGCCGAGCGTTTGGTTCACCCCAGCAGCGTCGAGGAATACCAGGCTCGCCGCGAGCGGCTGATCTCCCAACAGCGGCCAATCGATTTCGAGATCGGAATGCTGGAAGGCCAAGGAATTGACCTAGCTGATATCGTTGGCGGAGGTAGCGGTTTTGGATCGGGGACCATCGGGGCTGGGCTAGATCCCAGAACGGCGAAGTCAGCCAGTCCAGGCGGGGGTGCGTTGATAGAGATCACTCCCAATCAATTTGCCAAGTCATCGCTACGGTTTATCGATGGGCTGTTTATCCCCGACGGAAATGATGGCTCGACCCCAATCCCCATCACCTCGTCAGGAATCACCATTTCCGGACTACCCGATACATCGGGGACGGCCTGGGATGCGGTTCGCAATGGTCCGGTTGCCAGCCAACATTCAACCGTCCTGTCCGAAATTGACTTTGCGAGCGGCCCACACACGCTGCTGGGACTGCATGCCAATGGCGGAATCACCTTCGATCTGACAGCGATCCGCGCGGCAGCGCTGTCAGTAACCGAGTCACCTCCCTGCGACTTGCGGCTGACGGGCAGCGTTGGCTACTTTGGCGCCGCAGGGGACAATCGGGCCGACGCGTACGTGTACGTCGACGGCGAAAGAGTCGCTCACTTTCCGCAACTGAAGCGTCAAGATGGCCTGCGGGTAATCGATATCTTGCTCCCCGCTTCGGCCGAATACTTAACGCTGATCTCTACCGACGGTCAAAACGGATACAGCCATGATCAAATCGGTTTCGGGGACGCGAGACTGCGGCCGACCTCGCCTGCACAGCCAACTCCGCAAGCACAAGAACGACTATCGGAACTAAAGGCAGAGAGACAAGAACTCGCCGTAAAAATCAAAGCTATCGGCCCACCCCCGAAGTTTTTTGGAATCGAAACTACCGACCAAGTTCCTCCGGTCTATCTGCTGCAACGGGGCGATCCCGAATCGCCGGTCGGCAAGCGGTTGGCTCCCGGTGGATTCGCCGCACTTGCCATGCTCTCTCCCGCATGGGGCTCCAGCGATTCATCCACTGATGAACGCCGGGTGGCGTTGGCGCACTGGATCACCGACCCTCGGAATCCGCTAACACCAAGGGTTTTGGTGAATCGGCTATGGCATTGGCATTTTGGCCAAGGGATTGTGAACACGCCCAGCGATTTTGGATTTGGCGGTGACCTTCCCTCACATCCAAAACTGCTCGACTGGCTCGCCCTTCAATTGCAAAAAGAGAACGGCTCCATCAAAGCGGTCCACCGATTGATTTTGAATAGCAAGGCGTACAAGCAACAATCACGGTTCAGCAGTCAAGCGGATGAAATTGCCGTCGATGCCGATAACCGTTTGTTGTGGCGACAGAATGCGAAACGGATGGAGGCGGAGGTTATCCGCGATTCGATTCTTGCCATCACTGGCAACCTGAACCCTGCACGGGGCGGCCCTGGCTTCGAGGATTTTCAGTACCAAGATGCCTATGCTCCCATTTACATGTATGTCACCGCAGACTCGCCCCCGCTATGGAAACGCAGCATTTATCGATTTATCGTCCGCACCACCCCCAACCCGTTTCTATCGACGCTCGATTGCCCGGACCCCGCCAATCTCACGCCAACGCGTCTAACCACCACGACGACGCTGCAATCACTAGCACTCTACAACAACGACTTTGTACTACGCCAAGCAGACGATCTGGCAGTACAGATTCAGAGACGCGCCGGTGACAGCCCAGCTCAGAAAATCGAACAGGCATTTCTGTCCGTACTTCAAAGAGCTCCCACGCCAAGCGAAGTCGAGCTTGGCAGCGAATTCCTGGCGACCCAAGAGTTATTTTTGTTCTGCCGAATCCTTTTCAATTCCAGTGAATTTCTGTATGTCGACTAA
- a CDS encoding penicillin-binding protein activator LpoB, with protein MGNPLPRRMFCVGLFAAAGGCRGYQYGHLLRDGQADMVGSHSAGGEVYKPLVEESVARLLGACEVTPASATYTPEGIPLARRVCFVGVENKSSEELGDFKDQIYQLIDTQINRAGSFEAISRRMVDAALDETRLRPDSLLVASNMRIFTAVLERDGQPVDYLLYATLTSGTTDRNKSSQRDYLLTLELVDTRSGSYLKEQAEISKGYHRSPLGKLANYSIFPSGR; from the coding sequence ATGGGCAATCCCTTGCCTCGTAGAATGTTCTGTGTTGGGCTGTTCGCTGCAGCCGGTGGTTGCCGAGGCTACCAGTACGGGCATCTATTGCGTGATGGTCAGGCAGACATGGTGGGTAGCCACAGCGCGGGTGGCGAAGTTTACAAGCCGCTGGTCGAAGAGTCGGTGGCGAGGCTCTTGGGAGCTTGCGAGGTAACGCCTGCATCTGCGACGTACACCCCCGAAGGAATTCCACTGGCGCGGCGAGTGTGCTTCGTCGGAGTGGAGAACAAGAGTTCCGAGGAGTTGGGGGATTTCAAAGACCAAATCTACCAGTTGATCGATACTCAGATCAATCGCGCCGGATCGTTCGAAGCCATCAGTCGCCGGATGGTGGATGCAGCCCTGGATGAAACTCGCTTGCGGCCCGATTCGCTATTGGTCGCTTCCAACATGCGCATCTTTACCGCAGTGCTCGAGCGCGACGGGCAACCGGTCGACTATCTGTTGTACGCGACGCTGACTAGCGGTACGACAGATCGGAATAAATCCTCCCAGCGCGACTACCTGCTCACGCTAGAACTGGTCGACACCCGCAGTGGCAGCTATTTGAAAGAGCAAGCGGAAATCAGCAAGGGATACCACCGCTCTCCATTGGGTAAACTAGCCAACTACAGCATTTTCCCCAGTGGCCGATGA
- the hisH gene encoding imidazole glycerol phosphate synthase subunit HisH: MSKPQIAIVDYQMGNLRSVQKALEHVGFVAEITSDPARVEAADKVILPGVGAFGDAIAELHRRELVSPIQQAISAGKPFLGICLGLQMLFDVGFEGGEHVGMGVLPGRVEKFGTIENRKVPHMGWNQVSIAHADCPLLKDIPATAHFYFVHSYYVVPENASDVWLTCDYGQEFCAAVWRENLFATQFHPEKSQRDGLQLLKNFAEL, from the coding sequence ATGTCAAAACCACAGATCGCGATCGTTGACTATCAAATGGGCAATTTGCGGAGTGTGCAAAAAGCACTCGAGCATGTTGGCTTCGTGGCGGAAATCACGAGTGATCCGGCCAGGGTTGAAGCGGCGGATAAGGTGATTCTGCCAGGTGTAGGGGCGTTTGGTGATGCTATCGCGGAGTTGCATCGCCGTGAATTGGTGAGCCCCATCCAGCAAGCAATCTCAGCGGGCAAGCCATTTCTGGGGATTTGCTTGGGCCTTCAGATGTTGTTCGATGTTGGTTTTGAAGGTGGCGAACATGTCGGAATGGGCGTCTTGCCGGGGCGAGTTGAGAAGTTCGGCACCATCGAAAATCGAAAAGTCCCCCACATGGGTTGGAATCAAGTGTCGATCGCGCATGCCGATTGCCCGCTTTTGAAGGACATTCCAGCCACGGCACACTTCTATTTCGTGCACAGCTATTACGTCGTCCCAGAGAATGCCAGCGATGTTTGGTTGACGTGCGATTACGGGCAAGAATTTTGCGCGGCGGTCTGGCGCGAGAATTTGTTCGCAACCCAGTTCCACCCGGAGAAGAGCCAACGCGACGGCTTGCAGCTTCTTAAGAATTTCGCCGAGTTGTGA
- a CDS encoding ComEA family DNA-binding protein produces the protein MLSQSPDAPQLQGPDLQGPDVPGPDVPGPDVPGPDLPVPVPVPPAPSDTPVSDSQGEVHAYTGAAGWCCLVALLLSVSVYQWLRQRSDEQQIRSVSPRFLVDLNQADAAELQALPQVGPAMARRITEYRRLHGPFSTVEAVEAVRGIGPRTLAELSPMLIVQPSPPRVSPKARNAP, from the coding sequence ATGCTATCCCAGTCTCCCGATGCACCCCAGTTGCAGGGGCCTGATTTGCAAGGTCCAGATGTACCGGGTCCAGATGTACCGGGCCCAGATGTACCGGGCCCAGATTTGCCGGTGCCGGTGCCGGTGCCGCCGGCGCCCAGCGATACTCCGGTGTCCGATTCCCAAGGTGAAGTGCACGCGTATACAGGGGCGGCTGGTTGGTGTTGTTTAGTGGCCCTCCTACTATCGGTCAGCGTTTATCAATGGCTCAGGCAGCGTTCGGACGAGCAGCAGATTCGGTCTGTCAGTCCTCGGTTTCTGGTCGATTTAAATCAAGCGGACGCGGCGGAACTTCAGGCACTTCCCCAGGTTGGGCCTGCAATGGCGCGACGCATTACCGAGTACCGTCGTCTCCATGGTCCGTTTTCCACGGTCGAAGCAGTCGAAGCGGTCCGCGGCATTGGTCCGCGGACTTTGGCTGAGTTATCCCCCATGTTAATTGTTCAACCCAGTCCGCCCCGCGTTTCACCAAAGGCACGCAATGCCCCGTAA
- the uvrB gene encoding excinuclease ABC subunit UvrB yields MPRNATNHAENQAEFHLVSEFAPGGDQPRAIEALVSGLRSNKKHQMLLGVTGSGKTFTMANVIQEIKRPTLVLSHNKTLAAQLYSEFKSFFPYNAVHYFVSYYDYYQPEAYIPARDVYIEKDASINEEIDRLRLAATSALVSRDDVVIVASVSSIYGLGSPEDYRNMVVPLRVGQAIVRDDILLQLVDIQYQRNDTAFERSRFRVRGDCLEIWPSYEEFSYRIEMWGDDIEQISITNPLTGEVISRLEEVFIYPAKHFVTPEHRIEQAVRSIRAELKEQLEKFEAEGKLIEAQRLNARTRFDLEMLQEVGHCPGVENYSRPLSGKPPGATPDTLYDFFPDDFLLLVDESHVTVPQVRAMYAGDQSRKKTLVSHGFRLPSALDNRPLQFEEWEAKTKQVIFVSATPSNYELEQTGGEVVEQIIRPTGLLDPVVEVVPARGQVAHLLEEVRLRAASNERTLVTALTKRLAEDLAGYLTDQDVRCRWLHSELDAFERVELLHELRQGQFDVLVGVNLLREGLDLPEVSFVAILDADKEGFLRSETSLIQTIGRAARNVNSKVVLYADRITNSMRAAIDETQRRRELQQAYNLEHNITPASVRRNIRAGIESAVKSHQHARNAVRTEAKGQIVTEEYLELLEKEMLQAAEDLEFEQAAALRDKLTNLRDRIGESVDEYSNSQKTSNQKSGSKSRRRGNTGKKIPRPKRG; encoded by the coding sequence ATGCCCCGTAATGCGACCAACCATGCTGAAAATCAAGCCGAATTTCATCTTGTCAGCGAATTTGCCCCGGGAGGGGATCAACCCCGCGCAATCGAAGCCCTCGTAAGTGGCTTGCGCAGCAACAAGAAGCACCAAATGCTGTTGGGGGTAACGGGCTCCGGTAAGACCTTCACGATGGCGAATGTTATTCAGGAAATAAAGCGTCCGACGCTCGTCCTGAGCCACAACAAGACGTTGGCGGCTCAGCTCTACAGCGAGTTTAAGAGCTTCTTTCCGTATAACGCAGTGCACTATTTTGTGAGCTATTACGATTACTACCAACCGGAAGCGTACATTCCAGCTCGCGATGTTTATATCGAAAAAGATGCGTCGATTAACGAAGAGATCGATCGCCTGCGTTTGGCGGCAACGAGCGCTCTAGTCAGCCGTGATGATGTGGTGATTGTGGCTAGCGTGTCGAGTATCTACGGTTTGGGGAGCCCAGAGGACTACCGCAACATGGTGGTGCCACTGCGTGTTGGCCAAGCCATAGTGCGCGACGACATCTTGCTGCAATTAGTCGATATTCAGTACCAAAGAAATGACACTGCGTTTGAACGGAGTCGATTCCGCGTCCGCGGGGATTGTTTGGAAATCTGGCCATCCTACGAGGAGTTCTCCTACCGTATCGAGATGTGGGGAGATGACATCGAACAGATTTCCATTACCAATCCCCTCACGGGTGAAGTCATATCAAGATTGGAAGAAGTCTTCATCTACCCTGCCAAGCACTTTGTCACTCCCGAGCACCGCATTGAGCAGGCGGTCCGTTCAATCCGCGCGGAGTTGAAGGAGCAGTTGGAGAAATTCGAAGCGGAGGGCAAGCTGATCGAAGCCCAGCGACTCAACGCACGCACCCGATTTGACTTGGAAATGTTGCAGGAAGTTGGGCATTGTCCTGGAGTCGAGAATTACTCGCGCCCATTATCGGGCAAGCCGCCAGGCGCCACACCCGACACGCTCTACGATTTCTTTCCAGACGATTTCTTGTTGTTGGTGGATGAATCTCACGTGACGGTGCCACAGGTTCGAGCGATGTATGCGGGGGATCAGAGTCGTAAGAAGACGTTGGTTAGCCACGGCTTTCGCCTGCCCAGTGCGCTGGACAATCGACCCTTGCAGTTTGAGGAATGGGAAGCCAAAACGAAGCAAGTGATCTTTGTGTCTGCCACGCCCAGCAATTATGAGCTGGAGCAGACTGGTGGCGAGGTGGTCGAGCAAATTATTCGTCCAACAGGGCTGCTCGATCCAGTGGTTGAAGTTGTGCCAGCTCGCGGACAGGTTGCCCACCTGCTCGAGGAGGTGCGCTTGCGAGCTGCCAGCAATGAACGCACGCTGGTGACTGCCCTTACCAAGCGGCTGGCTGAGGATTTAGCCGGTTACTTGACTGACCAAGACGTCCGCTGCCGCTGGTTGCACAGCGAACTCGATGCCTTTGAACGCGTTGAACTGCTTCACGAATTACGCCAAGGGCAATTTGATGTGCTCGTAGGGGTAAACCTGCTCCGGGAGGGACTCGATCTACCGGAAGTTTCGTTTGTGGCAATTTTGGATGCCGACAAAGAGGGGTTTCTCCGCAGCGAGACCTCATTGATCCAAACCATCGGGCGGGCTGCTCGTAATGTCAACTCGAAAGTGGTGTTGTATGCCGACCGCATTACCAACTCGATGCGTGCCGCCATTGATGAGACTCAACGCCGTCGAGAGCTACAGCAGGCTTACAACTTAGAGCACAATATCACACCTGCATCGGTGCGACGGAACATCCGAGCTGGGATTGAATCGGCTGTCAAGTCACACCAGCACGCGCGCAATGCCGTTCGCACTGAAGCCAAAGGACAGATCGTTACCGAAGAGTACTTGGAGCTGCTCGAGAAGGAAATGCTTCAGGCAGCCGAGGATCTTGAGTTTGAACAGGCTGCTGCACTAAGAGATAAATTGACGAATCTGCGAGATCGGATTGGTGAGTCGGTTGACGAGTATTCCAACAGCCAGAAAACGAGCAACCAGAAAAGCGGTTCCAAGTCGCGCCGCCGTGGGAATACAGGTAAGAAAATCCCTAGGCCCAAGAGGGGGTGA